The Salvia splendens isolate huo1 chromosome 20, SspV2, whole genome shotgun sequence nucleotide sequence TTAGTGACGGAATATTCTGTCACTAACTTGACTGACACTTTTCAGTCATTTATCCATCATTAGTTGTTGAACTATCAGCCGCAGCCACTATCAGcccattttttgtagtgaggTTCAAATCACCATATGTAAAATAGTAAGAAACTCTAATTGATCTCAAATTAAACAAGTTATATTCCATATTAAACCCTAATAATATTAATCTGACCTCATTCCTGGAATGGCAAAAAAGAAACCTTTGTTAGCTGAAACTTGTACAATATCTTGAAACTTTTCCAAAATTTGTTCTCCTTCGACATAATTACTTCCAAAACAAACTCTTAAAATCGCATCGCCGGAGAATTTAAGGAGATGAGTATCAGCTTTGATATCTACTTTACCACCTTCTTCATCAATCAATATTTTCCATGAATCTATCAACTTAATTGCTGATTGTTGAATAGAGTTTTTCATTCCCTACAATTAAGAATAAGGGCATATTGGTAAATAAAGctataaaacaaacaaatatgCAAGAGACAATTGTAGCCACTATATAGTTAAGTCCGATAGTCTACTCTCCGCTTATCACTAATTGGTTCTATCATGTTCTTGttcgaaaatgaaaaatgactgATACGAAGAATAACCTGGATTTTGTTCATGTTTACACCGGGAGCCATAAGCTTCCTCTCATATTCCCATAGTTTTCCATTCGCTGCAGAAACGCCTTTTCCGAGCAATGATCCCAAATCTTTTGACAGATATAAAGGTCTCCCCAAATCGATCGATTTGGAAGAAGTTAACTCTTTTATCACATCATAGTCGAAGACCACTAATACCGGTGTAGTACCAAGTGTAAACGTATACATATCACCTGTCGACAAATGAGACAAACAATTATAACAATTATCCCACAACGTTGTGAAAAGAGAACTGAAATCTATATCATATGGACCTCAATATAATTCAGACAATGTTAGAAGGAACGATGATGTAACATTCCTTCTATACAATATAATGCTAACACGGTACAGATGCTAACACGGTAAAGCTcaaaacataattataaaatctatacaaaaattaaaattttcatgtcAAACAACCCTTAATATAAAAGTCGTACCGAATTGCCGCCTCCATTTATGGAAAATAGTCTGCAGCTGAGCCGCAAAGTTGTGAGGATCTTCCGCCGTCGTTTTCGGCGCCCGCGTCAGCTTCTTGATTTCCAAGACATTTCCCAGCAAGAAATTAGCCGGCGGCGGCCCTCCGATGCCTTGCTCCCTTAGAAGCCGTCGCAGCCTCCGCGGCGTGGCCACTACCGAGTTATACAGCCACACAAACATGCTAAGGATCACAACTGCAGCCAAAGATGCCATGATTTGGAACATTATGTGTTTCTCCATCGCTAATGTGTTACACAATTTTAGCTTCTTCCTAAGCAATTTATTTATACCAGTCGACCTCTACATGTTCTACCTTaaaatattgtactccctccgtccctaataattcgtcaccatttgacccggcatgAGCTttaaaaatgtaatagaaagtgggttcaAAAAGTTGGTaacatgtgagtcctacttttatatatgtgaatgtgaatgagttggtggaatgtagggtccactaccaaaatggtaaaagtgaaaggtgacaaatttttagggacggacgaagaAGGAAATATGTGACTaattttcagggacgaagggagtactgtCCATTAGTCCAAATTAAGTtgagttatttcatttttaactaaaaatactccctccgtcccattaaatatgaaatatttgggaatcggcacaggattttatgtagtattgttttgtgtgttaatgaatagagagaaaagtaagagagatgaaaaag carries:
- the LOC121781276 gene encoding cytochrome P450 714C2-like translates to MFQIMASLAAVVILSMFVWLYNSVVATPRRLRRLLREQGIGGPPPANFLLGNVLEIKKLTRAPKTTAEDPHNFAAQLQTIFHKWRRQFGDMYTFTLGTTPVLVVFDYDVIKELTSSKSIDLGRPLYLSKDLGSLLGKGVSAANGKLWEYERKLMAPGVNMNKIQGMKNSIQQSAIKLIDSWKILIDEEGGKVDIKADTHLLKFSGDAILRVCFGSNYVEGEQILEKFQDIVQVSANKGFFFAIPGMRYVPTKQNRREWKLRKDIKHLISKILIKKHEAHNEENMLKFILEGAKNSNLRPNEIEDFIIDNCKSILSAGYETLSVAASWLLMLLASNREWQDRVREEVLGVCKGQVPDFDSIRHLKQLTMVIYESLRLYTGAHIGSRYAINDLEFANIRIPKGVIIWTMTTTLHTDPNIWGPDSYKFKPERFANGISGACKLPHLFTPFGYGTRICFSHLENQNIIFYGTGE